The region TTCATTCAAATCTTTGTATCTTAGAGTTTCTTTTTGGCAGGCAGAAACAGATGAAAAACCATTGGAATCTTTTGATGTTCAAATTGGGATTTCTGACCGACAGCAGTATGTGCTTCTTTCTCCTGGGAAAAACTTTGTTAGGGTTGACCTTGTTGCCAGATATTCTGCAAAAGAAGACGAAAATCTTGCGATAACAAGAAAAATTGAACTTCCAAAAGGTTCTTCGGTGTTGAATTCTCTTCCTGGAAGGGAATTGAATTTGCCTGTGGCTCTTGAACTTTCTGATATGAAAGAATTGCTGACTTCTCATTTTGAGAATCACAGGCAGTCTTTTCTTTAGAATATAAACGGAGATGTAAAAATGTCAGTTAAAAATCTTGCGCTTGTTGTTGTTGCCCACGAACCATATATCCGTCATATATCAGGCGAGGGGGAATTTCCTAGACCTGAAAATTCAATTTTTTTTAGCGCTTTAAGCCAAACTTACATTCCGCTTGTAAATCTCTTGCATAAACTTGAAGACGAACACATAAATGCAAAATTTTCGCTGGTTTTAACGCCTGTAATCTGCGCAATGCTCGATGACGAAATGTTAAAAAATCAATATGTTGACTGGCTTGAGCGTTGCATAATTTTAGGCGAAAAAGAAATTGAGCGCCTAAAGGATGAACCACCCCTTTTAAAAAATGCACAAGAGCAATTAAAAAAGGCTGTGGAAAACAGAGAAAATTTTACACAAAAATACAACCGCAATTTGCTCGCTCAATTTGCACAATTTTCTAAAAAAGGAATGATTGAAATTTTAACTTCTTGTGGAACTCATGCTTTTCTTCCTCACTATAGCGATTTACCTGAAATTTTAAATGCACAAGTTGAAACTGGAATAATCTCGCACAAGTACTATTTTGATACTGTCCCTTATGGTTTTTGGCTTCCATATATGGGGTATTCTAGAGGGTTGGAAAATGTCTTGCGCTCTTACGGCGTAAATTACACTCTTTTAAATGCACAGAGCTTGCTTTTTTGTGAAAATCCTCCTGCTGCGGGAATTTTTGAGCCAGTTCGTTGCAACAATTCTTTGGTAGTTTTTGGAACAGATTCAAAAATTTACTCTGAACTTGAAGGCGAATCTTCTTTTTCTGCAAACAAGGTTTATAAAAATCAAAACCGAGATATTGGATTTGAACTTGATTCTGCTCAACTTTCTGATTTTATGAAGCAGAATTCTCCACGACTCGACAGCCTTTTTAGATATTGGTCAAAAGAAGATGATTCTTTGGTAATCTACGACAGTCAAAAGGCTATGGAGCAGGTAAAAATCGATGCAAAAAAATTCCTCGATTCTAAAAACAAAAAACTTGAATGCGTATCCTCTTGTGTAAACGAGCCAAGTTTGGTTTGCGCAATAAATGCAAGTACTTTAGGGCAGAATTGGGCGGAAGGAATGGATTTTTTTGAACAAGTACTGCGCTTGAATTGCGAGTCAAACTTTGCCTGTCCAGAGGATTTAATAAAAGAGCAATTTAAATTGACAAAAGTAAATCCTTATCCTTCTGCTGCCAGCGGGCAGGGCTATGGCGAAGATCTGCTTGACAGTTCTAATTCGTGGATGGTCCGTTACACAAGAAAGATGAGCGAGCGCATGGTTGACCTTGCAGGGCGCTTTCCTGATGACACAGGTTTAAAAGCTAGGCTTTTGATTTTAGGCGCAAAGGAATTGATGCTTTCTCAATCCGGAGAACTTGCAAAGATGATACACGACGGATATATGCCGGATTTTGCAAAACAGACTTTTATCTCTAGCGTTATGGATTTTACAACTGTCTTTGATTCTTTGGGCTCTAACGTTGTAAGCACAGAATGGCTTACAAAAATTGAAAAAGAACACAATCTATTCCCGTGGATGAATTATAGAATTTTTAGAAAAAAGATTTAATTTTTATACGAAATCATATAAATAAATTTTGAAATTAGAACTTGCCTTATATAAATCTTTACTGATTTTTTGAATCCAGAGTTCCGTATGAGTTTATCATATCGTGCAAATCCAAAAGGCTCTGTGCAGATTTTATCGCTTTTATAGCAGGATCAAATCTTATTCCCATGGAAGAAGAAAGTTCTTTCGCCTCCGTCCATTTTTGGATCGCTTCGATTATGTCGTTTTTTCCACCCTTAGAATAAAGTTGAATTCCTTGAACATATTTGCTTTGAACTTCATCTTTTATAAGCGAGCGACCTCTGTCGCCTAAGATTAGCCTTGCTCCTAGACTTATGTGGTTTACAGGATTAAAAGAACTTGTAAGGTCTAAAGTGTAATTTACGCTCATCTTTATGCCTTTTACTGTGAATTGGCTTCCAAGACTAAAGCGAGGATTTCCTCCAGAGATTAAAAGTCCAGTCTCTAAATCAAAAAAATCTGTGATGTTTAATTCAAGGCCAGACGCTAGTGAGAATTTTTCTGATGAGGTGATTTTTAAAAGATTTACGGGCTGTCGAAATTCGCCTGTAAAAACGAAATTTTTCATCAATCTATAAGAAAAACCGGCAGTAACCCTTGTTGGAAGCGAGTCATCGAGCTGGAATTCCTTTGAAAAACCAGTTACAGAAAGTCCTGCATTGTTTATCGTAAAGGCAAAATGAAAATTCGGCTCGGTGTCGTCAAAATGTTTTAGCAAATTGAATTGCATCAAAAGTCCAAAATCTGCCATCAAAGCGAGTGCAGATTGAGAAAGTCCAGAACCTGATTTTATTCTGTCGTTTTTGTTGTCTGTATAGTCGGGCATTTTTCGCCAGGTGGTTTTTACATTTGCACCAAGCGAAAGCCCCTTAAAATCGTAGCCGGCAAAAAAATTATACGAAAGATTGACCGCAAGCGAAGTTTCTGAATAGTAATTTTTTGCAACATTGTCGCCAAAAAGGTTGTATTCGGTAAAAGGAACGTAAAAACATTTGAATTGGAATCCCATTCCCAAATTGTTAAATCGCGTAGTTCCTTCTAAAGTTTCCATTGCAGAATCTGCAATCCACGAATTGTGAAAAACCGCGAATTCTGTATTTTTTAGCACCGAAGAACCGGCCGGATTGTAATCAAAAAAAGTTATATCATCGCAGAGGGCTGTTACCGCAGTTCCCAAACTTTCTGCCCGCCCGCCTTTTGGAATGTTTAGCGAGCGGAATACTGTAGTTCCTGCGTTGTTGTCATCAGTAAGGTTTCCAAAAATGTCTGTAAGGCGATTATTTACATCAGAAAGTTCAAGGGAAAATGCAAATTTTGTGCCAATAAAAAAAATAAGAGAAATAATTATGCTTTTTTTTATGAAAATACCTTTCATCTTATTTTTCACCGCGATAAATCCCTTAAAAGTCGAAATCTGCTCTAGTAAATTTCGGTTTTTAATCTACATTCCATAAGAAATATTACCGAAATATAATATAAGAAAAAATCTTTGAATTTTTGATTTTGGCGAAACATTCACTTTACAAAAATTGTTTGTTAAAAAGATGTACACAAATCTAAATCAATTTTACATCAAAATCTCTAAAAATTCAGTGTATAGATTTTATTAAAGTTTTTTTTGTTATAATTATGTCGATGTTCCGAAAGGCGATTTTTACATTTATTTTTTTCTCTCTTGTGTCCAGCACTTTTTATCCTCAGAAAAAAAATAGCGTTGAGGATGATGAATTATCGCTTGAACAGATAGATTTTCTCATAAAAACTGGGGATTATTCACTTGCGCTGGAAGAACTTTCTATATTTATTCAATTGTATCCTAATAAATTTGACAGGGCGCAAAAGAGAATTTCAAAAATCATAAAGGAAAGAAATCTCTTTAATCAAAAGGCAGCAGAGCTTGCAGAAAAAATGAAGCTTTCTTCCGAAAATAAAAATCTTAGCGAAAGCGAGATTGACGAATTAGACTCGCAAAAGATGGATATAATAATGGCTCTTGAAAATTCAGAATTGAATCCTTCTAAAGAGCAGATTGACCTTACAAACGATGCCCGCAGAACTGTTCGACTTTCATATTATGTAAACCGTTCGCAGATTCTTGTAAATCGCGGTAGCGAGTTCATAAAAAATGCTTCTCTGGAATCAAGCGAAAATTATCTTCGCGCTTATGAAACTTTTCAAGAAAGCCTTTCCCTAAAAAAAAGCGACTCGGACATAATATACAATGGAAGCGAGGAAATTCCTGTTACATATCCAGACAGTTTAAAACTTGAAGTTGAAAGAACAATAAATCGCATAAGAAGGCTCAATGCTTCTGTAAAACTCGAGTTTGAAGCCTGTCAGCTTGCGTTTGATTCTTATGTAAAAAGTTTGCAATCTCATTCCCTTTCGCAATCGATTCCTGCTCTTTCGCTTGTAAAAAATTCTTTTGAAAAACTTTCTTTAACGCGCAATACTCTTTTTGCAGAGGGAAATACACTTACGAAACTTGATGAACGTGCGATTGAGCTAAATCCTGAACTTTTGGATACTTCTTACATAACTTTTAGCCGTTGGGCAGTTTTGGGAACAAAAAACGAAATGGATTCAGGAATGATTGGTGCAATAGATTCTTTTTGGAATACTAGAGTTGAGGCGATGAAAGAGTTAGTTCAAAAAGAAATATCATTTCAATACGCTTTAATTGCAGATTCTGTTAAAACAGAACAACTTTCAAAAGAAAATCTTGCTGTCTTTACAGATTTTGCAAATGCAGCTTCAGATTTTTCTGTTCAAGGTAAAAACTTGCAATCGCTCTATGCAAAGATCAAAGGTTCTCCAGCAAAATCTTTTGAACGATATAATTCTTCAATGGATTTTATAGCAAATCTTTCGCAAAAAAAACTAAAAACGATATTTGAAATCCGTAGTGCAATGTATGAACAGGATTTTTCTTTGCAAAATTTGCAGGTAAACGGACGCGATTTTATGGGTTTTGCTGGGCAATGCATAAAGGTTGCTGATTTTTACGAAAATCAACTTTCGAATATTCGCTTACAAAAAGATGAAAATTTTTTAACGCAGGAAAGAAAGATTCAGCAGGAAATCGATACCAATCTTCAAAGCGAAAAATCAATTCTTGTACCTGGAATTGAACTCAAAGATAAAAGCCTTAACTGGAAGAGCGAAATAGCCTTGTACGATGAATTGACCGAGTTGAGCGAAGAAGAGTGCATAAAAAAGGCTGGTGGAACTTGGTCTAAACTTGCAAAAACCCTTTCCGATGAAGCCGATTCAAAACTTGCGTCTTTTACACTTTTAAATGCGCAGGCAAAAAATTTTTTGCTGGGAGTTGAAGAAACTGCAGGCGATGTCAAAATTACAAAGTTTTATCCGAGCCGTGCACGCGAAATCTGCATAAAACTAAATTCCGATATAGAAAAGGAGCGCAATGTCTTAACCTCATACAGAAATACTTTAGACGGTGGCTCTTTATATCGCACAACGGAGCAGGTTTATTCAGCAGGAATTATAAATATCGAAAAGGTTACTTCCGCTTTAAACAGTCTTATTGTAAGCAATAACGAAATAATTTCTGAGGCTAGAATAAAAACCAACGAAGCCCTAACTTATGCAAACCAAGCAAGGCAGATGTATGATGATGCGCTTTCACTTTTAAAAGCGGAAAAATACGATGAAGCGAGACAGGCACTTTCTGAAGCCGACGAAAACTACAAAAAATCTCTTGCACACGAAGAAAACGCAAGTTTGAGAAGTGAATTTGAAGCGAAAATTGCAGCAACGGAC is a window of Treponema pectinovorum DNA encoding:
- a CDS encoding DUF4912 domain-containing protein, with the protein product MDIKILNRSHLETLSTADLITLCDEFGIDIPENLNRSFIIGELLEIAEEYKEDFVEDDISTSEEIAPVSKREDALPQSYNETNICAILRNPAWIYVYWDISSSDIARLNADFSFKSLYLRVSFWQAETDEKPLESFDVQIGISDRQQYVLLSPGKNFVRVDLVARYSAKEDENLAITRKIELPKGSSVLNSLPGRELNLPVALELSDMKELLTSHFENHRQSFL
- a CDS encoding 1,4-alpha-glucan branching protein domain-containing protein; the encoded protein is MSVKNLALVVVAHEPYIRHISGEGEFPRPENSIFFSALSQTYIPLVNLLHKLEDEHINAKFSLVLTPVICAMLDDEMLKNQYVDWLERCIILGEKEIERLKDEPPLLKNAQEQLKKAVENRENFTQKYNRNLLAQFAQFSKKGMIEILTSCGTHAFLPHYSDLPEILNAQVETGIISHKYYFDTVPYGFWLPYMGYSRGLENVLRSYGVNYTLLNAQSLLFCENPPAAGIFEPVRCNNSLVVFGTDSKIYSELEGESSFSANKVYKNQNRDIGFELDSAQLSDFMKQNSPRLDSLFRYWSKEDDSLVIYDSQKAMEQVKIDAKKFLDSKNKKLECVSSCVNEPSLVCAINASTLGQNWAEGMDFFEQVLRLNCESNFACPEDLIKEQFKLTKVNPYPSAASGQGYGEDLLDSSNSWMVRYTRKMSERMVDLAGRFPDDTGLKARLLILGAKELMLSQSGELAKMIHDGYMPDFAKQTFISSVMDFTTVFDSLGSNVVSTEWLTKIEKEHNLFPWMNYRIFRKKI
- a CDS encoding UPF0164 family protein, which produces MKGIFIKKSIIISLIFFIGTKFAFSLELSDVNNRLTDIFGNLTDDNNAGTTVFRSLNIPKGGRAESLGTAVTALCDDITFFDYNPAGSSVLKNTEFAVFHNSWIADSAMETLEGTTRFNNLGMGFQFKCFYVPFTEYNLFGDNVAKNYYSETSLAVNLSYNFFAGYDFKGLSLGANVKTTWRKMPDYTDNKNDRIKSGSGLSQSALALMADFGLLMQFNLLKHFDDTEPNFHFAFTINNAGLSVTGFSKEFQLDDSLPTRVTAGFSYRLMKNFVFTGEFRQPVNLLKITSSEKFSLASGLELNITDFFDLETGLLISGGNPRFSLGSQFTVKGIKMSVNYTLDLTSSFNPVNHISLGARLILGDRGRSLIKDEVQSKYVQGIQLYSKGGKNDIIEAIQKWTEAKELSSSMGIRFDPAIKAIKSAQSLLDLHDMINSYGTLDSKNQ
- a CDS encoding PTS lactose/cellobiose transporter subunit IIA — translated: MSSTFYPQKKNSVEDDELSLEQIDFLIKTGDYSLALEELSIFIQLYPNKFDRAQKRISKIIKERNLFNQKAAELAEKMKLSSENKNLSESEIDELDSQKMDIIMALENSELNPSKEQIDLTNDARRTVRLSYYVNRSQILVNRGSEFIKNASLESSENYLRAYETFQESLSLKKSDSDIIYNGSEEIPVTYPDSLKLEVERTINRIRRLNASVKLEFEACQLAFDSYVKSLQSHSLSQSIPALSLVKNSFEKLSLTRNTLFAEGNTLTKLDERAIELNPELLDTSYITFSRWAVLGTKNEMDSGMIGAIDSFWNTRVEAMKELVQKEISFQYALIADSVKTEQLSKENLAVFTDFANAASDFSVQGKNLQSLYAKIKGSPAKSFERYNSSMDFIANLSQKKLKTIFEIRSAMYEQDFSLQNLQVNGRDFMGFAGQCIKVADFYENQLSNIRLQKDENFLTQERKIQQEIDTNLQSEKSILVPGIELKDKSLNWKSEIALYDELTELSEEECIKKAGGTWSKLAKTLSDEADSKLASFTLLNAQAKNFLLGVEETAGDVKITKFYPSRAREICIKLNSDIEKERNVLTSYRNTLDGGSLYRTTEQVYSAGIINIEKVTSALNSLIVSNNEIISEARIKTNEALTYANQARQMYDDALSLLKAEKYDEARQALSEADENYKKSLAHEENASLRSEFEAKIAATDERITTLQNEWVIKTVRSLITSAYNEYYAGNFENAKSSLEQAGDVWEKTQSQENPEINELMVFVRDALEFTGGKEIAFSDPLYKDMGSFLNNAKLHYEEGKKLYESEQLAQGKSLLEQARDEVRKVQRVFPKNIEANNLNLLISKILDPQSYEIAINQKISLAKTESSSGREVDIKNALNDLKDLQKVFPENKNVSIAVKDMEEVLDKAEKSLQVRRARERSQLLTAQAQREQNIARKVALLDEALSLDRRNTLAQRLKDQTYIANTSKTTVKNYLDDADDALYARAERYYNDGLKEQAQSVINDLFARNPQVSKVIKLKRRIENM